The genome window ATTTTTAAACCATCTAATTTAATATTTTCAAAAAATTGTGAGCAGTAAACGTTAAATAATTCTATATCTTCCCCATGACAAAGACTTTTGATTAATTTCATTCCCTGATTTTTCAAGTTTTGTATAGGTAAACCCAAGATTTCTGTTAAAGATTGATTACCATAATTTATTTGACCTTCTAAGTCATAAATATAGACAATATTGGGAATTAAATTCAGAACTTTTTCAATAAAATAATTACTTTCTTCTAATTCTTGGGTTCTTTGTTGGATACGGGTTTCTAGTTCGGAATTAAGATTAATATTTTCCTGGATTAAAGCTTCTAACTTTGTGGGAGAAGGTAAACTTAATGCTTGGGGAATAATTGGGATTAATTCAAAAACAGTATAGATAGAAACTAAAGCTGTGATTGCTTTAACTATTCCTGATAACCAATAATGGGGATACCAAAGAGTCCAAATTTCTAGTAAATGTGTCGTTCCACAGGTGAGAATAAAGAAAGAAAAGAGGATAAACATACCCTTAAAGGGTACATCTGTTTTCTTTTGCACATAAACCAAAAAACCAGGAATAGAATAATAAGCTAAAGTTATTGCGCCATCAGAAATAACGTGTAGAGATACTAAATTAGTTTGCCATAAATAACAATGTCCATGAGGGATAAACATTTGATTAAATACCTATAAAAGAGAAACAACAAAAACACCTATTACCATAATAATAGCCCCCATCGCTCTTTCTTTTAAACCTGTTTCTCGCAAAATTAAATAACCCCAAAAAACACTAAATAATACACTAGTTCTTTTGACAGAGATCACTTGAGCTACCATGGCTAAATTAATAGCTTGCATTTGCAACATAACCGCTAATCCGTTAAAGATGCCGATAGGTAATAACACTGGTAAATGTTTAGTAATCTTCAGTGAAAATACCCGACAACGATAGACAACTACTGGTAATAACCCAATGGCAATAAAACTATAAATAGCAATAGACCAAAAAATAGGGGACGAATTTCGTACCCCTAGTTTATCTATATTAGCAGCGATACTCCAAATCATGGCTACTGCTAACATTAGTTTAGCACCATTTTGAGTTAATAAAGCACGAAAGGGAGCTAAATAACCCTCTTTTCTAGATTTGATATTTAATAAATAAGCTCCAAAAACAATTAAGATAATACCCAAACAATCTAAATAACTAGGATACTCTTGCACTAAAATTGGTGAGGTAACAATTAAAAACAAGGGTGTAAAAGTAACCAAGGGAACTGTTAAGGATAAATCCCCTAAATTCAAGGCTTTAATATAGAGAATCATCGCCACAATATTAAGAGATCCTCCAGTAACCAGGGCTAACCAAAACCGCCAATTAAGAGGTGGAATATCAATAAACAATAGAGATGAAAGTAACAGAGGCAGACTTAATCCACTCAATGACCAAATAACTAAATATTCGTCAACTGTTTTTAAACTCCGCTTACTGGTTAAATCTTTAAGAGACTCAAAAAAAGCGGTTAAAATAGCTAAAATTAACCAATTCATAGATAATGAAACCCAGACAAGATACCTAGTATAAGATAGTCTAAAAAAAATCGCCCCTATCTAGACCAAGACAGAGACGATCAACTATTCAGATTAGCTTAGGTATTGAGGACAACTTACATTAGTCCGATTTGAGATAAAATTCCTTTTCCGGTTAAGAGTTCGGTTAAAATTCCGATTAAGAAGCCAAGCATAGCTAGGCGACCATTCCAAGTTTCAGCAAAGTTAGTAAATCCGAGTTTAGCTTGTTTATCTTCCATAATTGCACCT of Gloeocapsa sp. DLM2.Bin57 contains these proteins:
- a CDS encoding EamA family transporter produces the protein MNWLILAILTAFFESLKDLTSKRSLKTVDEYLVIWSLSGLSLPLLLSSLLFIDIPPLNWRFWLALVTGGSLNIVAMILYIKALNLGDLSLTVPLVTFTPLFLIVTSPILVQEYPSYLDCLGIILIVFGAYLLNIKSRKEGYLAPFRALLTQNGAKLMLAVAMIWSIAANIDKLGVRNSSPIFWSIAIYSFIAIGLLPVVVYRCRVFSLKITKHLPVLLPIGIFNGLAVMLQMQAINLAMVAQVISVKRTSVLFSVFWGYLILRETGLKERAMGAIIMVIGVFVVSLL
- a CDS encoding high light inducible protein — protein: MEDKQAKLGFTNFAETWNGRLAMLGFLIGILTELLTGKGILSQIGLM